A region of Lycium barbarum isolate Lr01 chromosome 3, ASM1917538v2, whole genome shotgun sequence DNA encodes the following proteins:
- the LOC132633309 gene encoding peptidyl-prolyl cis-trans isomerase CYP26-2, chloroplastic — translation MQYSAQFLQAPATPLPPKQIQGTATTKTLSIPNQCCKFSRRELAISTSSSMLLLLGSHALEPLNLSRARAAELPDNPDKIEPEEPSRKVDYCSDQNVTKRAFLEVSVDGEPIGRIVIGLHGESAPVGSARFSNLVSGAAGVSYRRKDFVRIMPNYVQHGGLRSYGVDAELAKSTGRTMEIDNLVNEWEKQSEMCQGTKNVARSVSIIVRDPSKPPPKTKLVARGGKLEIDQEEVGKDVNGTEFTIALKDSPELDTSALVIGRVLEGMDVVERIGQVKTVKENTSSPYFRAAKLIGDKRAVVAERGFNRPYSKVKITNCGLME, via the exons ATGCAGTATTCAGCACAGTTTCTCCAGGCTCCAGCAACCCCGCTTCCTCCAAAACAAATTCAAGGCACAGCCACAACTAAAACTCTTTCAATTCCCAACCAATGCTGCAAATTCTCACGCAGAGAACTCGCCATTAGCACTAGTTCATCCATGCTTCTACTCTTAGGCTCTCATGCTCTAGAGCCGTTGAATTTGTCAAGAGCAAGGGCAGCTGAGCTTCCCGATAACCCCGATAAAATAGAACCAGAAGAGCCTTCAAGAAAAGTCGACTATTGTTCAGACCAGAATGTAACAAAGAGAGCATTTCTTGAAGTATCGGTTGATGGGGAACCTATTGGAAGGATTGTTATTGGGCTACACGGTGAGAGTGCCCCAGTTGGCTCAGCAAGGTTCAGCAATCTTGTTAGCGGAGCAGCAGGGGTTAGTTATAGAAGAAAAGATTTTGTGAGGATAATGCCAAATTATGTACAACATGGTGGATTGAGGTCATATGGAGTGGATGCTGAACTCGCAAAGAGCACTGGAAGAACTATGGAAATCGATAACCTAGTGAACGAATGGGAGAAACAGAGTGAAATGTGTCAGGGTACCAAGAATGTGGCAAGAAGTGTTAGCATTATTGTGAGGGACCCCTCAAAACCACCTCCAAAGACAAAGCTGGTTGCTCGAGGAGGAAAGCTTGAAATCGATCAAGAAGAAGTGGGAAAAGATGTTAATGGAACAGAGTTTACAATTGCACTTAAAGACTCACCTGAGTTAGATACCTCTGCTTTAGTCATTGGGAGAGTCTTGGAGGGGATGGATGTTGTTGAGAGAATTGGCCAGGTCAAAACTGTGAAAGAGAATACCAGTTCTCCTTATTTCAG GGCAGCCAAGTTGATAGGAGATAAAAGGGCTGTAGTTGCAGAGAGAGGCTTCAACAGACCTTACTCAAAGGTGAAAATAACAAATTGCGGCTTGATGGAATGA